In Natronoarchaeum philippinense, a single window of DNA contains:
- a CDS encoding archaellin/type IV pilin N-terminal domain-containing protein, producing the protein MDTSRPPRGQVGVETLIVFVAMILVAAIAATLLVSTAGLLQNTAQATSQDSKAQISDQLLVVGATGQVDADGEDRAVDRIDLTVTASPGAGEIDLSKASIEFVGPTNHRTLGYADAARPGAFAVESLVDDDANAPVLNDRSDRFSVLIDLDESMALAPGKRATLRIVGPSGSVKTAIVGAPASLRSYDDGDDIEL; encoded by the coding sequence ATCGACACGTCGCGGCCGCCTCGCGGGCAGGTCGGCGTCGAGACGCTGATCGTCTTCGTCGCCATGATCCTCGTCGCGGCCATCGCAGCGACGCTGCTCGTGTCGACCGCCGGACTGCTCCAGAACACGGCGCAAGCGACCAGTCAGGACTCGAAGGCCCAGATCAGCGATCAGTTGCTCGTCGTCGGCGCCACCGGCCAAGTCGATGCCGACGGCGAGGACCGAGCGGTCGACAGGATCGATCTCACGGTGACCGCCTCGCCCGGCGCCGGCGAGATCGACCTCTCGAAAGCCTCGATCGAATTCGTCGGCCCGACGAACCACCGGACTCTCGGGTACGCCGACGCGGCCCGGCCGGGCGCGTTCGCGGTCGAATCGCTCGTCGACGACGACGCCAACGCCCCGGTCTTGAACGACCGGAGCGATCGCTTTTCGGTCCTGATCGACCTCGACGAGTCGATGGCGCTCGCGCCCGGCAAGCGTGCGACGCTCAGAATTGTCGGCCCCAGCGGGAGCGTCAAGACGGCGATCGTCGGCGCGCCGGCGTCGCTCCGATCCTACGACGACGGCGACGACATCGAACTGTAG
- a CDS encoding M24 family metallopeptidase: MDPDLSQLAATVEEHGADGYLFDGNDDSDQYYVCGFDAPDPFVALYDGADVHLLVSGLEYGRAEKESRAATIARLGDYDYQDRAARDGPDAARLDVIAAFLADHGVGAALVPQSFPTGTADGLRERDIGVAVERSDAITEIRSVKTDEEIDHVRTAQRANEAALARAEELIADADARDGVLYRGDEPLTSEFVTQEIEIELLRNGCALDETIVAGGADAADPHDRGSGPLPADEPIVVDIFPRDKETNYHADMTRTFLRGEPTDEVRERYDVTLDAQEAALDAIEAGVTGRAVHDAVCDVYEDAGYPTLRSDPSTETGYIHGTGHGVGLDVHELPTLNPTGEELQAGQIVTVEPGLYDPDVGGIRIEDIVVVTEDGHENLTDYEKQLVLD; this comes from the coding sequence ATGGACCCGGATCTCTCACAGCTCGCCGCGACTGTCGAGGAACACGGCGCGGACGGCTACCTGTTCGACGGCAACGACGACTCCGATCAGTACTACGTCTGTGGCTTCGACGCGCCCGATCCCTTCGTCGCCCTCTACGACGGCGCCGACGTGCATCTGCTGGTCTCGGGGCTGGAGTACGGCCGCGCCGAAAAGGAGAGCCGTGCGGCGACGATCGCCCGCCTCGGCGACTACGACTATCAGGACCGGGCCGCCAGAGACGGCCCCGACGCGGCGCGCCTCGACGTGATCGCGGCCTTCCTCGCGGACCACGGCGTCGGCGCCGCGCTGGTCCCCCAGTCGTTCCCGACGGGCACCGCCGACGGCCTGCGCGAGCGCGACATCGGCGTCGCGGTCGAGCGCTCGGACGCGATCACCGAGATTCGGTCGGTCAAGACCGACGAGGAGATCGACCACGTCCGGACGGCCCAGCGCGCCAACGAGGCCGCGCTGGCTCGCGCCGAGGAACTGATCGCCGACGCCGACGCCCGCGACGGCGTGCTCTACCGCGGCGACGAGCCCCTGACCAGCGAGTTCGTCACCCAAGAGATCGAGATCGAACTGCTCCGCAACGGCTGCGCGCTCGACGAGACGATCGTCGCCGGCGGCGCCGACGCGGCCGACCCGCACGACCGCGGTAGCGGCCCGCTCCCGGCTGACGAGCCGATCGTCGTCGACATCTTCCCGCGGGACAAGGAGACCAACTACCACGCCGACATGACCCGGACGTTCCTCCGGGGCGAGCCGACCGACGAAGTCCGGGAGCGCTACGACGTGACCCTCGACGCACAGGAGGCCGCGCTCGACGCCATCGAGGCCGGCGTCACGGGTCGGGCGGTCCACGACGCGGTCTGTGACGTGTACGAGGACGCCGGCTACCCGACGCTGCGCTCGGACCCCTCGACCGAGACGGGCTACATCCACGGCACGGGCCACGGCGTCGGACTGGACGTGCACGAACTGCCGACGCTGAACCCCACCGGCGAGGAGCTGCAGGCGGGCCAGATCGTCACGGTCGAACCCGGCCTGTACGATCCCGACGTGGGCGGCATCCGGATCGAGGACATCGTCGTCGTCACCGAGGACGGCCACGAGAACCTCACCGACTACGAGAAGCAGCTGGTGCTGGACTGA
- the aroA gene encoding 3-phosphoshikimate 1-carboxyvinyltransferase gives MNVEISPSQVRGAAAAPPSKSYTHRAVLAAGYADGATVRDPLTSADIRATMRAVEAFGGSVAEEADGSLEIEGFDGRPDVPADVIDCANSGTTMRLVTAAAALADGGTVLTGDESLRSRPQGPLLDAIEQLGGSARSTRGNGQAPLVIDGPIAGGTASIPGDVSSQFISALLFAGAATDEGVEVDLETELKSAPYVDITIELLSAFGVDARRTDAGFAVDGGQSYAPEGGEYAVPGDFSSMSYLLAAGAVAAEDGGAVDVRGAQPSAQGDSAIVGVLEDMGAAIDWDRDAGVISVERSDLSGTTVDVGDTPDLLPTIAALGAIADGDTRIENCEHVRYKETDRVSAMAEELGKMGASVTEERDVLTIHGDETELSGATVEGRKDHRIVMSLAVAGLVADGPTTIRGGEHVDVSFPNFFETIEELGVDVVRDGS, from the coding sequence ATGAACGTCGAGATTTCACCATCGCAGGTTCGCGGCGCTGCGGCGGCGCCGCCGTCGAAGAGCTACACTCACCGGGCGGTGCTGGCGGCCGGCTACGCCGACGGCGCGACGGTTCGGGATCCCCTGACGAGCGCGGACATCCGGGCGACGATGCGCGCCGTCGAGGCCTTCGGCGGATCGGTCGCGGAGGAAGCGGACGGCTCGCTGGAGATCGAGGGCTTCGACGGCCGCCCCGACGTGCCCGCCGACGTGATCGACTGCGCCAACAGCGGGACGACGATGCGGCTGGTCACCGCGGCGGCGGCGCTGGCCGACGGCGGCACCGTGCTGACCGGCGACGAGTCGCTGCGCTCGCGCCCACAGGGCCCGCTGCTCGACGCCATCGAACAGCTGGGCGGGAGCGCCCGCTCGACGCGCGGGAACGGGCAGGCGCCGCTGGTGATCGACGGCCCCATCGCGGGCGGCACGGCGTCGATCCCCGGCGACGTGTCCTCGCAGTTCATCTCCGCGCTGCTCTTTGCCGGTGCGGCCACCGACGAGGGCGTCGAGGTCGATCTGGAGACCGAACTCAAATCGGCGCCGTACGTCGACATCACGATCGAGTTGCTGTCGGCCTTCGGCGTCGACGCGCGCCGGACCGACGCCGGCTTCGCGGTCGACGGCGGGCAGTCCTACGCCCCCGAGGGAGGGGAGTACGCAGTTCCCGGCGACTTCTCGTCGATGTCCTATCTCCTCGCTGCGGGCGCCGTGGCGGCCGAGGACGGCGGGGCGGTCGACGTGCGCGGCGCCCAGCCCAGCGCGCAGGGCGACAGCGCGATCGTCGGCGTGCTGGAGGACATGGGCGCCGCGATCGACTGGGATCGGGACGCGGGCGTCATTTCGGTCGAGCGCTCGGACCTCTCGGGAACGACCGTCGACGTGGGCGACACGCCCGACCTGCTCCCGACGATCGCCGCGCTCGGTGCGATCGCCGACGGCGACACCCGGATCGAGAACTGCGAACACGTCCGATACAAGGAGACCGACCGGGTCAGCGCGATGGCCGAGGAACTGGGCAAGATGGGCGCCAGCGTGACCGAGGAACGCGACGTGCTGACGATCCACGGCGACGAGACGGAGCTTTCGGGCGCGACCGTCGAGGGGCGCAAGGACCACCGGATCGTCATGTCGCTGGCGGTCGCCGGATTGGTTGCGGATGGCCCGACGACGATTCGGGGCGGCGAGCACGTCGACGTGTCGTTCCCGAACTTCTTCGAGACGATCGAGGAGTTGGGCGTGGACGTGGTGCGAGACGGTTCGTAG
- a CDS encoding AAA family ATPase: MPNRDLFLAPCASDRPQEHFRRTVRDGVTADIYREHTAHDYGDSIGVWGLVPNLESTWKKLSAGDYVVFYWGDKQYKYAAEVVATEHNPDLAKELWPAYADESAGEDDPADPWECIVYLDEPREIDIDSRELQGELLGEGKHFTMRFRPVNDEGLRTIRNKFGSVKEYIEEHTVTTFDDYVEDTSNTESPSTNGASAPERPEPDHPLFDHLNSSSERSIFKITAPPDFWLTVIEHCGIPLGGDYGEMSEISNGDILLFHSTQTPMDDQLSERDSKLFGVVIAGRRAPKERPWTWEERRSDSDTQFSAFISFTRLFLTGTPERINVNTPIEDRSAKTREAELDGLLRNGLSSEQIDDICDEFEVGFPYQDALVELNSGEQFGRGQALLSQLAPELTEHSSIPFTADFEGEVQASVFDGLHFHDGETQGVSSASELAMDITAALRSGKHIVFTGPPGTGKTEIASRVSDYLVENHPNLYTDREITTATADWSTFDTIGGYMPEAENDTSDSLEFSPGLILNRFKSRRTGQQLNEPVIIDELNRSDIDKAFGQLFTLLSGQSVTLPYTKNSQEIELLAAAESAELPAEHQYVVPQSWRIFATMNTYDKTSLYEMSYAFMRRFAFIRIPAPALPDGTSREEEERLEQIVFDFADVWALSPEREEAMSVGRVWREANHAVDDRAIGPAIVEDMLRYISQHPGNDLGYILTQAVVSYLLPQLEGVPKRKKIVRNIAGVQRINEQQLAEAAGDILQVTIASDE; the protein is encoded by the coding sequence ATGCCCAACCGGGATTTGTTTCTCGCACCCTGTGCAAGCGATCGGCCTCAGGAACACTTTCGGCGGACGGTCCGTGATGGAGTAACTGCAGATATCTATCGGGAGCACACGGCGCATGACTACGGTGATTCCATTGGGGTCTGGGGGCTCGTTCCAAATCTAGAAAGCACGTGGAAAAAGCTCTCCGCGGGCGATTATGTCGTCTTCTACTGGGGGGACAAACAGTACAAATACGCCGCCGAAGTCGTCGCTACTGAACATAATCCTGATCTGGCAAAAGAACTCTGGCCAGCCTACGCTGATGAATCTGCCGGAGAAGACGATCCTGCTGATCCTTGGGAATGCATCGTCTATCTTGACGAGCCACGAGAGATCGACATAGATAGCCGAGAGCTTCAGGGCGAGTTGCTCGGTGAAGGAAAGCACTTCACGATGCGTTTTCGTCCCGTCAACGACGAGGGGCTTCGAACAATCCGGAACAAGTTCGGGAGCGTGAAGGAGTACATCGAGGAGCACACGGTGACGACGTTCGATGATTACGTAGAAGATACGTCAAACACTGAATCACCTTCGACCAATGGTGCCAGTGCTCCCGAGCGTCCGGAACCAGATCATCCGCTATTTGATCACCTCAATTCCTCAAGCGAAAGAAGCATCTTCAAAATCACTGCACCCCCGGACTTTTGGCTCACCGTCATTGAGCACTGTGGGATCCCGCTTGGGGGAGACTACGGGGAAATGAGTGAAATCAGCAATGGAGACATTCTCCTGTTTCACTCGACTCAGACACCGATGGACGATCAACTCTCTGAGCGCGATAGCAAACTCTTCGGGGTCGTTATCGCTGGCAGACGTGCTCCGAAAGAGAGACCGTGGACTTGGGAAGAGCGGCGGTCTGATTCCGATACTCAATTCTCCGCTTTCATCTCGTTCACTCGACTCTTTCTCACAGGAACTCCGGAGAGAATCAACGTCAATACACCTATTGAGGACCGTTCTGCAAAGACCAGAGAAGCAGAATTGGACGGGCTACTACGCAACGGCCTCTCCTCGGAGCAGATTGACGATATTTGCGACGAATTCGAGGTTGGCTTTCCATATCAAGACGCATTAGTCGAATTGAATTCGGGAGAGCAGTTCGGTCGCGGCCAAGCACTGCTTTCTCAGCTAGCACCGGAACTCACAGAGCATTCGTCAATCCCCTTTACTGCTGATTTCGAAGGAGAGGTGCAAGCATCTGTGTTTGATGGGCTCCATTTCCATGACGGCGAAACTCAAGGGGTTTCTTCTGCCTCTGAGTTAGCCATGGACATCACTGCTGCGCTTAGATCTGGAAAACATATTGTGTTTACTGGCCCGCCGGGGACCGGGAAAACTGAAATCGCTAGCCGAGTGAGCGACTATCTAGTCGAGAATCACCCAAATCTCTACACTGATCGAGAGATTACAACAGCAACAGCGGACTGGTCGACGTTCGATACGATCGGCGGTTACATGCCAGAAGCAGAGAATGATACTTCAGACAGTCTGGAGTTTTCGCCCGGGTTGATTCTGAATCGGTTTAAAAGTCGGAGAACAGGACAGCAATTGAACGAGCCGGTTATCATAGATGAACTCAATCGTTCGGACATTGACAAGGCGTTCGGTCAGCTATTCACGCTATTATCTGGCCAGTCTGTAACTCTTCCATACACAAAAAATAGTCAGGAGATAGAACTGTTAGCCGCAGCGGAGAGCGCAGAATTGCCCGCAGAACATCAGTATGTAGTTCCTCAATCGTGGCGGATTTTTGCGACTATGAACACGTACGACAAGACATCTCTCTACGAGATGAGCTACGCGTTCATGCGGCGCTTCGCGTTTATCCGCATACCAGCACCAGCGCTTCCGGATGGGACTTCACGGGAAGAGGAAGAAAGGCTTGAACAGATTGTTTTCGATTTCGCCGATGTCTGGGCCCTATCTCCGGAACGGGAAGAGGCAATGTCAGTCGGTCGAGTCTGGAGAGAAGCGAATCACGCCGTTGATGACCGGGCAATCGGCCCTGCAATTGTGGAAGATATGTTGCGGTACATTAGCCAACACCCCGGGAATGATCTCGGATATATCCTCACGCAAGCAGTGGTGAGTTATCTTCTTCCACAGTTAGAGGGCGTTCCAAAGCGAAAGAAAATTGTTCGGAATATTGCAGGAGTCCAGAGAATCAATGAGCAACAACTTGCGGAGGCAGCCGGGGACATACTTCAGGTAACCATTGCGTCAGATGAATAG
- a CDS encoding type II toxin-antitoxin system HicB family antitoxin, with product MSTGVEPTITLTDEGEWWVARDTETGVTSQGKTRSEALDNLDEALAGYHGDGREPTDEELRAAGIDPENNESESTDDSEIFN from the coding sequence ATGAGCACTGGCGTCGAGCCGACGATCACGCTCACTGACGAGGGCGAGTGGTGGGTCGCCAGAGACACCGAAACGGGCGTCACGTCGCAGGGGAAGACCCGCTCGGAAGCGCTCGACAACCTCGACGAAGCGCTTGCCGGCTACCACGGCGACGGGCGCGAGCCGACCGACGAGGAACTGCGCGCTGCCGGGATCGATCCGGAGAACAACGAGTCAGAATCGACCGACGACTCCGAAATTTTCAACTGA
- a CDS encoding type II toxin-antitoxin system HicA family toxin — translation MGRPFSGMEVVKVMVNSGIYEWDRTNGDHAILRWEPPSDHDSDARTVPVPLHDELSVGTLRDIADQAGANDFGEFRDWIDRNR, via the coding sequence ATGGGGCGGCCGTTCTCCGGCATGGAGGTGGTGAAGGTGATGGTCAACAGCGGTATCTACGAGTGGGATCGGACGAACGGCGACCACGCGATCCTCCGCTGGGAGCCGCCGTCCGACCACGATTCCGACGCGCGTACTGTCCCGGTCCCCCTGCACGACGAGCTGAGTGTCGGGACGCTTCGAGATATCGCCGATCAAGCCGGAGCGAACGACTTCGGAGAGTTCCGCGACTGGATCGATCGGAACCGGTAG
- a CDS encoding fructosamine kinase family protein, translating to MDYTDDPTDLLARVAALLDADATDATELDGGNVGTVYRITFADRPPVAAKVDDSPLGNEAAMLQYLARETPVPVPAVLGVEPGLLVLEYVDGDGRFDERAERDLARHVAALHNQSADAYGFPFDTLSGPFSQSNPWTDSWIEFFRDRRVVPFAEAAQADGSLPEGTYERVLEFADRLDELLVEPDAPALLHGDVHPGNVVVREGEVRALLDPAIFFGHAEFDLAYVDRIDAVGDAFFEEYRRHRAIDDGFAATRRDAYAAFHELENVRFFGDELVGRLERALDRVGV from the coding sequence ATGGATTACACCGACGATCCGACCGACCTGCTCGCCCGCGTCGCTGCCCTCCTCGACGCCGACGCCACCGACGCCACAGAACTCGACGGCGGCAACGTCGGGACGGTCTACCGAATCACGTTCGCGGATCGCCCGCCCGTCGCCGCGAAGGTCGACGACTCGCCGCTGGGCAACGAGGCCGCCATGCTCCAGTATCTCGCCCGCGAGACGCCGGTGCCCGTGCCCGCCGTGCTCGGCGTTGAACCGGGCCTGCTCGTGCTGGAGTACGTCGACGGCGACGGCCGGTTCGACGAGCGCGCCGAGCGCGATCTCGCCCGGCACGTCGCGGCACTCCACAACCAGTCGGCCGACGCCTACGGCTTTCCCTTCGACACGCTCTCGGGGCCTTTCTCGCAGTCGAACCCGTGGACCGACTCGTGGATCGAGTTCTTCCGCGATCGGCGCGTGGTGCCCTTCGCCGAGGCCGCGCAGGCCGACGGGTCGCTGCCCGAGGGGACCTACGAGCGCGTGCTCGAATTCGCCGACCGACTGGACGAGCTGTTGGTCGAACCCGACGCGCCCGCGCTGCTCCACGGCGACGTGCATCCGGGCAACGTCGTCGTCCGCGAGGGCGAAGTTCGGGCCCTCCTCGATCCCGCGATCTTCTTCGGCCACGCCGAGTTCGATCTGGCCTACGTCGACCGGATCGACGCCGTCGGCGACGCGTTTTTCGAGGAGTATCGACGGCACCGGGCGATCGACGACGGGTTCGCCGCGACGCGCCGGGACGCCTACGCCGCCTTTCACGAACTGGAGAACGTCCGCTTTTTCGGCGACGAACTGGTGGGGCGGCTGGAGCGCGCGCTCGATCGGGTTGGGGTGTAA
- the aroC gene encoding chorismate synthase produces MNGNSFGRLFQVTTFGESHGEAMGVTVSGCPAGLELSEEDIQGDLDRRKPGQSKISTSRGEPDDVEIKSGVQDGYTTGTPIGMVIQNKDARSGKYEPFITAPRPSHGDFTYSAKFGTRNWGGGGRSSARETVNWVAAGAIAKKLLAQAGIELKAHVNQIGDIEAPEVSFEQMLEHSEENDVRCADSDAAAEMQELIEDYQERGDSIGGSIYFEARGVPRGLGAPRFDSLEARLGQAMMSVPATTAFEFGLGRDAREVSGYDRNDHWEFDENDEPVPAENDHGGLQGGISSGEPIYGEVTLHAPTSIPKTQQTVDWETEEVKEEKVIGRHDPVLPPRGVPVVESMLALTLVDFMLLGGRINPDRVDGDVGQYDTDYHPSSPRNE; encoded by the coding sequence ATGAACGGCAATTCGTTCGGTCGCCTCTTTCAGGTGACCACGTTCGGCGAGAGCCACGGCGAGGCGATGGGCGTGACCGTGTCGGGCTGTCCGGCCGGGCTCGAACTCTCCGAGGAGGACATTCAGGGCGACCTCGACCGGCGAAAGCCGGGCCAGTCGAAGATCTCGACGAGCCGCGGCGAGCCAGACGACGTGGAGATCAAAAGCGGCGTCCAAGACGGCTACACCACGGGCACGCCGATCGGGATGGTCATCCAGAACAAGGACGCCCGCTCGGGCAAGTACGAGCCGTTCATCACGGCGCCCCGCCCGAGTCACGGCGACTTCACCTACTCGGCGAAGTTCGGCACGCGCAACTGGGGCGGCGGCGGTCGCTCCTCGGCCCGCGAGACCGTCAACTGGGTCGCCGCCGGCGCGATCGCGAAGAAGCTCCTCGCACAGGCGGGCATCGAGCTCAAGGCCCACGTCAACCAGATCGGCGACATCGAAGCGCCCGAGGTCTCCTTCGAGCAGATGCTCGAACACTCCGAGGAAAACGACGTGCGCTGTGCGGACTCCGATGCAGCCGCCGAGATGCAAGAGCTGATCGAGGACTACCAAGAGCGAGGCGACTCCATCGGCGGGTCGATCTACTTCGAGGCCCGCGGCGTCCCGCGCGGGCTGGGCGCGCCCCGTTTTGACTCCTTGGAGGCCCGGCTCGGGCAGGCCATGATGAGCGTTCCCGCGACGACGGCCTTCGAGTTCGGCCTCGGCAGAGACGCCCGCGAGGTCTCGGGCTACGACCGCAACGACCACTGGGAATTCGACGAGAACGACGAACCGGTCCCCGCCGAGAACGACCACGGCGGCCTGCAGGGCGGCATCAGCTCGGGCGAGCCGATCTACGGCGAAGTGACCTTACACGCCCCGACCTCGATCCCCAAGACCCAGCAAACCGTCGACTGGGAGACCGAGGAGGTCAAAGAGGAGAAAGTCATCGGCCGCCACGACCCCGTGCTCCCGCCGCGTGGCGTCCCGGTCGTCGAGTCGATGCTCGCGCTCACGCTGGTCGACTTCATGCTGCTCGGCGGTCGGATCAACCCCGACCGCGTCGACGGCGATGTGGGCCAGTACGACACCGACTACCACCCGTCCAGCCCGCGCAACGAGTAG
- the yjjX gene encoding inosine/xanthosine triphosphatase produces the protein MRVSVGSGNPVKIAAVERALSDVAGVTVEGVEVDSGVAEQPRGRTETISGAENRAESALEAGEYDLGVGVEGGVAEHEDGLYLIMWAAVTDGERATRGAGPTIRLPESMAEPVGEGRELGPVVDEVLGAENVAEGAGAAGVLTGRAIDRESSLTHAVAAALGPFVTGHYE, from the coding sequence ATGCGAGTGAGCGTGGGGAGCGGGAACCCGGTCAAGATCGCGGCAGTCGAGAGAGCCCTCTCGGACGTGGCAGGCGTCACGGTCGAGGGCGTCGAGGTCGACTCCGGCGTCGCCGAACAGCCAAGAGGACGAACGGAAACGATCAGCGGCGCCGAGAACCGGGCCGAGAGCGCCCTCGAGGCGGGAGAGTACGACCTCGGGGTCGGCGTCGAGGGCGGCGTCGCCGAGCACGAGGACGGCCTCTATCTCATCATGTGGGCCGCCGTCACCGACGGCGAACGGGCGACTCGGGGCGCCGGACCGACGATCCGCCTGCCCGAGTCGATGGCCGAGCCCGTCGGCGAGGGCCGAGAACTCGGTCCCGTCGTCGACGAGGTGCTGGGCGCCGAGAACGTCGCCGAAGGCGCGGGCGCCGCCGGCGTCCTCACGGGCCGCGCGATCGACCGGGAGTCCTCGCTCACCCACGCCGTCGCCGCGGCGCTGGGGCCGTTCGTCACCGGCCACTACGAGTAG
- a CDS encoding DUF7123 family protein has product MSTTATATADAQLADDLSEKQRRILSYLRERAATKTYFKSRLIGDALDMTAKEVGANMTAIQEGNFDVDVEKWGYSSSTTWKVSA; this is encoded by the coding sequence ATGAGCACGACCGCAACCGCGACCGCCGACGCCCAGCTCGCCGACGACCTCTCGGAGAAACAGCGCCGAATTCTGTCCTATCTCCGCGAGCGCGCCGCGACCAAGACGTACTTCAAATCGCGCCTGATCGGCGACGCGCTCGACATGACCGCCAAGGAAGTCGGCGCCAACATGACCGCGATCCAAGAGGGGAATTTCGACGTCGACGTCGAGAAATGGGGCTACTCGTCGAGTACGACGTGGAAAGTCAGCGCGTAA
- a CDS encoding winged helix-turn-helix transcriptional regulator: protein MPGSRDVDESKRTTLRRFAALGAATPLAGMASGSEGESDDSEARSAIAGYLSTTPGAHFSKIRDDLQLGTGETQHHLRELVDAGRVETRRDGDYRRYFPADRFSAFEQVVLGYLRRDTPRGMLVALLRDPSATGGDIADKIGVSSPTVSKYAGELESAGLLSREDGYAVREPETVLTLIVRYADSFGEDAEALAGEADELIRFDP from the coding sequence ATGCCCGGTTCCAGAGATGTCGACGAGTCAAAACGCACGACGCTGCGCCGATTTGCCGCGCTCGGCGCGGCGACGCCGCTTGCGGGCATGGCGTCTGGCTCGGAAGGCGAGTCCGACGACAGCGAAGCCCGCTCTGCTATTGCGGGCTATCTCTCGACAACGCCGGGCGCCCACTTCTCGAAGATCCGTGACGATCTGCAACTGGGCACCGGCGAGACCCAACACCACCTCCGCGAACTGGTCGACGCCGGTCGCGTCGAAACCCGCCGCGACGGCGACTACCGCCGGTACTTCCCGGCTGACCGGTTCTCGGCGTTCGAGCAGGTCGTACTCGGCTATCTCCGCCGGGACACCCCGCGCGGAATGCTCGTCGCACTCCTGCGCGACCCATCGGCGACCGGCGGCGACATCGCCGACAAGATCGGCGTCTCCAGCCCGACGGTGAGCAAGTACGCCGGCGAGTTGGAGTCGGCCGGTCTGCTCTCGCGCGAAGACGGCTACGCCGTCCGCGAGCCCGAGACCGTGCTGACGCTGATCGTCCGCTACGCCGACTCCTTCGGCGAGGACGCCGAAGCGCTGGCCGGCGAGGCCGACGAGCTGATTCGGTTCGATCCCTGA
- a CDS encoding SPFH domain-containing protein, with protein sequence MVGEILLQAVPTITVLGALLLLLAVVTLASSIEIVDATEKRALTVFGEYRKLLEPGINFVPPFVSNTHKFDMRTQTLDVPRQEAITRDNSPVTADAVVYIKVMNAKKAFLEVDDYKRAVSNLAQTTLRAVLGDMELDDTLNKRQEINAKIRKELDEPTDEWGIRVESVEVREVNPSKDVQEAMEQQTSAERRRRAMILEAQGERRSAVEQAEGDKQSNIIRAQGEKQSQILEAQGDAISTVLRAKSAESMGERAVIDKGMETLEEIGKGESNTFLMPQELTSMVGRYGKHLTGSDVTQQDGSLNSLDFDQETREMLGLDDIEEILGQIDAEAEMDVEQMEEEAQAIKEGSDAANIRSADEVIEEMDQEVEEQADLEEELDSS encoded by the coding sequence ATGGTCGGAGAAATACTACTGCAGGCCGTCCCGACGATTACCGTTCTCGGGGCGTTGCTGTTGTTGCTGGCAGTCGTAACGCTCGCTAGCTCGATCGAGATCGTCGACGCGACCGAGAAACGCGCGCTGACGGTGTTCGGCGAGTACCGGAAGCTGCTCGAACCCGGTATCAACTTCGTGCCGCCGTTCGTCTCGAACACGCACAAGTTCGACATGCGAACGCAGACGCTGGACGTGCCCCGGCAGGAAGCGATCACGCGGGACAACTCGCCGGTGACCGCCGACGCCGTCGTCTACATCAAGGTGATGAACGCCAAGAAGGCGTTCCTCGAAGTCGACGACTACAAGCGCGCCGTCTCGAACCTCGCGCAGACGACGCTGCGTGCGGTGCTGGGCGACATGGAACTCGACGACACGCTCAACAAGCGCCAAGAGATCAACGCGAAGATCCGCAAGGAACTCGACGAGCCCACAGACGAGTGGGGGATCCGCGTCGAGTCCGTCGAGGTCCGCGAGGTCAACCCCTCGAAGGACGTTCAGGAGGCCATGGAGCAACAGACCAGCGCCGAGCGTCGGCGTCGCGCCATGATCCTCGAAGCGCAGGGTGAACGCCGCTCCGCGGTCGAGCAGGCCGAAGGTGACAAGCAGTCCAACATCATCCGCGCGCAGGGTGAAAAGCAGAGCCAGATCCTCGAAGCACAGGGTGACGCCATCTCGACCGTGCTGCGCGCCAAATCCGCCGAGTCGATGGGCGAGCGCGCCGTCATCGACAAGGGAATGGAGACGCTCGAAGAGATCGGCAAGGGCGAGTCCAACACGTTCCTGATGCCCCAGGAACTCACGTCGATGGTCGGCCGCTACGGCAAGCACCTGACCGGCAGCGACGTGACCCAGCAGGACGGCTCGCTGAACAGCCTCGACTTCGATCAGGAGACCCGCGAGATGCTCGGCCTCGACGACATCGAGGAGATCCTCGGCCAGATCGACGCCGAAGCCGAGATGGACGTCGAGCAGATGGAAGAGGAGGCCCAAGCGATCAAGGAGGGCAGCGACGCCGCGAACATCCGCAGCGCCGACGAAGTGATCGAGGAGATGGACCAAGAGGTCGAAGAGCAGGCCGACCTCGAAGAAGAGCTCGATAGCTCGTAG